The Christensenella timonensis DNA segment GCGATATCGTAGCCCACGATACGTCCGCCGCCCTTATCAAGGCAGTCCACCCATACGGCGTAATTCCCTGACAGCAGGGGCGATAAGAGCCTGTCGTATTTCTTTTCCACATTGGGCAGCTTGGTGATTTCCTGCGTCTGCGTGTTGTAGATGAGCACCGTATCCAGGGCCAGCGTGCCCTGCTGTGAAAATTGCGTGGTGAAAATGATATTGTCCCCGTCGATAAACGGCTCGTTTTTGATACGCACCTTGTACTGCTGCGCGTCGCTGTCCGTAAACGCGTTGATATAAATCTCGCCGGGTGCGGCCGTGCCCGTCTCCACCTTCGATTCTTCCAAGTTAAACTCCGCTTCCACCTTGGGCTGGTAGCGCAGGGATGGGTCGACCCCCTTCAACAGGTCTTCGATGAGCGGGAACCCAAAAAAGATCATGACAAGGACGACCGCCGCCGCGATCCCGATCAGGACGATGTACCGCCACATAGACCAGGCGTTGCTCCTCCTGACGCGATCCACGCCCATCGGCCTACGGATCGTGCTCATTCCCCTGTGTTTTCTTCTCTTCATACTATCTTCTCTGTTTTTGCAAAATACACACGGCCTGTGCCGCCGCGCCCTCTCCCCTTCCGACTGCGCCCAGATATTCCGTGGTCGTCGCCTTGACGTTCACATATTCGCGCGTCATATCGAGCGCCGCTGCGATGTTGTCCATCATCTGTTCGCGGTACGCGCTGACTTTCGGCTTTTGCATAATGATTGTGCTGTCGATATTGATGATCTTATACCCGTACTTGCGCAGCAAATCGCCGATCCCGCGCAGCAGGTCGATCGAATAAATGTCCTTATATTGCGGGTCGGTATCCGGGAAAAGCCCGCCGATATCACCCAGGCGCGCCGCCCCTAAAAGCGCGTCCATGATGGCGTGCACCAGCACGTCCGCGTCCGAATGCCCATCCAGCCCAATATCGCTGGGGATAGTAACGCCGCCCAGCACGAGCTTCCTGCCCTGCGCGAACTGGTGCATATCAAACCCGTTGCCAATGCGCAGGTCGGAAGATTCCTGGTTTCTCACGATCTGCCTGCCGTGATCCACATCCTTGCGCGTCGTCAGCTTGATGTTGTCCGGCGATCCCGTCACCACATGCACCTTTTTCCCCAGGCGCTCCACTAACGACGCATCATCCGTACCTAAAAAGCCGTCTTGCTCCGCTTTTTGATAAGCCTGCTTCAGCAGGTCTGCGCGGAACGCCTGCGGCGTCTGTACGCATACCAGTTCCTCGCGCGGCAGCGTCTCCGTGACGACGCCCTTTTTTGCGCGCTTGATGGTGTCCGTCGCCTTGACCGCGGCCACGCCGCTGCCGTGGCGGATCGCGCTCGAAACGCAGTCGCGGATGATGCGCTCCGTGACAAAGCAGCGCGCCGCGTCATGCACGACCACGATATCCGCATCGCCGGGCACAAATTCCAGCGCGTTGCGCACGGAATATTGGCGTTCCGCGCCGCCGTCGCAGATCATGACCGTTTCGCCGCCCCCGATATACTTTTCGATCTTGCGCTTGACGATGTCGCGCTCCTGCGCCTTGCACGCCACGATGATATCGGAAAACAACTCCGTCGCCCCAAAGGTTTTCAGGCACCGGATCACGGCGCTCTGCTCTTCAAACTTGATGAATACCTTGT contains these protein-coding regions:
- a CDS encoding bifunctional 2-C-methyl-D-erythritol 4-phosphate cytidylyltransferase/2-C-methyl-D-erythritol 2,4-cyclodiphosphate synthase, producing MKICAVILAAGSGRRMELDTNKVFIKFEEQSAVIRCLKTFGATELFSDIIVACKAQERDIVKRKIEKYIGGGETVMICDGGAERQYSVRNALEFVPGDADIVVVHDAARCFVTERIIRDCVSSAIRHGSGVAAVKATDTIKRAKKGVVTETLPREELVCVQTPQAFRADLLKQAYQKAEQDGFLGTDDASLVERLGKKVHVVTGSPDNIKLTTRKDVDHGRQIVRNQESSDLRIGNGFDMHQFAQGRKLVLGGVTIPSDIGLDGHSDADVLVHAIMDALLGAARLGDIGGLFPDTDPQYKDIYSIDLLRGIGDLLRKYGYKIINIDSTIIMQKPKVSAYREQMMDNIAAALDMTREYVNVKATTTEYLGAVGRGEGAAAQAVCILQKQRR